One Vanessa cardui chromosome 4, ilVanCard2.1, whole genome shotgun sequence genomic window carries:
- the LOC124544276 gene encoding cytochrome P450 4d2-like, giving the protein MIAILILLVLVLLLLTSWLILVKDCNTFNIPGPRPLPLFGNGLLFITKSRDFLPLLHRLREEYGDAYRVHLLHTAYIVLSHPKYIEGLMSSTEIITKGYSYYFLRPWLGDGLLTSTGHRWRTTRKFLTPAFHFNILQNFLPVFLKNEKILIKKLQNYTDGKAFDAFPVIALTALDNVTESIMGVSFDAQNNSESKYVKAIESLSKILSLRMRNPFMGEDAIFNLFPYKKIRDEATEILHSHTREVINMRRKELEKSNITNLNGTSDLGIKNKHAFLDLLLLSEVDGKQISIEHVREEVDTFLFEGHDTTSSGICFALYCLSKHPEIQEKILEEQRSIIGENLDRDPIYTEVQQMKYLELVIKESLRIYPSVPLIERLVTKDTEIDGLKIRKGTSVIVNIFEMHRNPELYDNPMEFRPERFETSSASTAKNAFSWLAFSAGPRNCIGQKFAMMEMKVTIASIVKNFVLLPEDGQDIGVCAELILRSDTGVKLKLKPRHKKY; this is encoded by the exons atgatAGCGATATTAATATTGTTGGTCTTAGTGCTACTCCTTTTAACATCTTGGTTAATATTGGTTAAAGATTGTAATACGTTCAATATTCCGGGGCCGAGACCTTTACCTTTATTTGGCAATGGACTGTTATTCATAACAAAATCAAGAG ATTTCCTGCCGCTTCTTCATAGACTAAGAGAAGAATACGGAGACGCGTACAGAGTGCACCTCCTACACACCGCATATATTGTCCTATCACACCCCAAGTATATAGAG GGCCTCATGTCTAGCacagaaataataactaaaggCTACTCGTATTATTTCCTGAGACCCTGGCTTGGTGATGGACTTCTAACATCTACAG gtcACAGATGGAGAACAACGAGGAAGTTCTTAACGCCAGCGTTTCATTTCAACATTCTACAAAACTTTTTACCAGTTTTCTTGAAAAACGAAAAGATTTTGATaaagaaattacaaaattacacgGACGGTAAAGCTTTCGACGCTTTTCCCGTTATAGCATTGACGGCCTTGGATAACGTAACAG aaTCCATTATGGGCGTTTCTTTCGATGCTCAAAACAATAGCGAATCTAAATATGTAAAAGCGATTGAGTC TCTTTCCAAGATCCTGTCATTGAGAATGCGAAACCCATTCATGGGAGAAGAcgcaatattcaatttattcccGTATAAAAAGATACGAGACGAAGCAACGGAAATACTGCACTCACATACAAGAGAAGTAATCAATATGAGACGTAAAGAATTGGAAAAATCAAACATCACTAATCTGAATGGAACCTCTGATTTAG GTATAAAGAATAAGCATGCATTTTTGGACCTGCTCCTTCTATCCGAAGTTGACGGTAAGCAAATCAGCATCGAGCACGTGAGGGAAGAAGTGGACACATTCTTATTCGAG ggtCACGATACGACCAGTTCCGGAATTTGTTTTGCGCTGTATTGCCTCTCAAAACATCCGGAAATTCAAGAGAAAATTCTAGAAGAACAGAGAAGTATCATCGGAGAAAACTTAGACAGAGATCCAATCTACAC GGAAGTCcaacaaatgaaatatttagaaCTAGTTATCAAAGAGAGTCTTCGAATATATCCTTCTGTACCTTTAATAGAAAGGCTCGTGACAAAAGATACag AGATTGATGGTCTAAAAATAAGAAAAGGTACATCGGTGATAGTCAACATTTTCGAAATGCATCGAAACCCCGAACTTTACGATAATCCAATGGAGTTCCGACCTGAGAGATTTGAAACTTCATCGGCTAGTACGGCGAAGAACGCTTTCAGTTGGCTTGCTTTCAGCGCTGGCCCGAGGAATTGTATTg gTCAAAAATTCGCGATGATGGAAATGAAAGTCACAATTGCTAGTATTGTGAAGAATTTCGTGCTACTGCCGGAGGACGGACAAGATATTGGAGTCTGTGCTGAACTCATACTGCGATCAGATACCGGagttaaattgaaattgaaaccTAGACACAAGAAGTACTAA
- the LOC124544153 gene encoding 39S ribosomal protein L27, mitochondrial has product MSFNAILNTSRNKTPILEIIRHASKKTGGSTKNTNCKVKPKHRGWKVQDGHSVQAGHMLVTQLTPRFHPGLNVGFGRNGTLFAMVPGKVVVTCEKFDPNWEHTWVQRVYGGRENQTIYKKYFNVIPEPQHTRFKLIDEV; this is encoded by the exons ATGTCTTTTAatgctattttaaatacaagtagAAATAAAACACCGATTTTAG AAATAATACGTCACGCAAGTAAGAAAACTGGTGGCagtactaaaaatacaaattgtaaaGTTAAACCAAAACACAGAGGTTGGAAGGTGCAAGATGGTCACTCTGTACAGGCTGGTCACATGTTGGTTACTCAACTTACCCCTAGATTTCATCCAGGGTTAAAT GTTGGTTTTGGAAGAAATGGCACACTATTTGCAATGGTGCCTGGTAAAGTGGTTGTAACCTGTGAGAAATTTGACCCTAACTGGGAACACACATGGGTACAAAGAGTTTACGGAGGAAGAGAAAACCAGACAATATATAAGAAGTATTTCAATGTCATACCTGAACCTCAGCATAccagatttaaattaattgatgaaGTTTAG